The nucleotide window ttaatttttttattcaattctatttgattgtgttttttttataatgtttaattaattaataatcaaaaaataattctgggtttttttttgacaagattttGTGTATAGGTTCAATTCATAATTTGTAATTCTGGTTATTTCAATTGTTTTTATCAGTGTTTTGTGTTTCAGTTCAGTGAAAAAAATCAGCGGGAATTTAAAAGTTTGAATCTTGCAATTgttcaattattcaattaaatttttttttttaattgtttgggTGAAGGGAAATGGTGAATTTTCTTATGTTGATTTTCAGATTAGTTTCTGTCATTAAAATTTCAGAATTTTGTatcctaatttattttatgtattttttaatgtggACTGTGGAAGTTTAAGTCATAAAATTTCCTGAATTTtgtatcatatttatttttatgtacgtttgattgttgaattaaattttatttatttttcttgtttgtgtGAAGGAAAATGTAGAATTTTATGTATGTTGGATTTTACATTTGTTTCTGTCattaaatttttgaagaattttgtatccagatttattttatgtatgtttgaatgttgaattgaattgaattgaatttctcTTGCTTGGGTGAAGAAAAATGTTGAACTTTATGTATGTTCTGTTTAACATTAGTTTCTCATTAATTTGCATAGATTAATTTGAATAGCAAATTGCGTAAACTAATTTGTTTTAAGCATTGAAAATGATGAGAATTCAggaaattaaattgatcctTGCTAatacaaactaaattatgtagGATCTGTATTGTTCTTCTATATAGGCACATGTGTTTCAAAATTGTTAACAGATAAAAAGTGGTTATTCGAAGTTAATAGATAGTAATGAAAATGCGGTTATTGGAAGTTATGAAAATGTCAGATAAGATGGCTTATGACTTTACAATTTGCTTAGATGTTTGTAGTTATGTATACATTGGTGTTATATGTTTTCAAAATATGTATGCATCTTTAGATTGAGTCGTTCATTTTAGATTAACTGTCCTTACAATTCTTTATCACCCTGACTATTGAACATCTTTCCGCTGCTAGGTTTTGTCTTGTTGCACAAGAATAGTATATTTATGCATATATCTTAATGATGATGctaattttgatttatatacCTCGAGATTGAGATGGCTTTTGATTTTGTGCCTTGAATTACTTTTACTTAAAACTGACAAACTGTTCTTCATGCTATAGGCAGAGAATACCTTTGAAGGAAGCAAGAGAGTCTTGTTGTGGATTCCATGCCCATCATGAAAAAGGTTGTTTCatgttttctttcattattCCTTTCTATTGAGTTCCACAAATATTCTATTTATGTTTcaatattgaatttttctttgatCCCGCAGTTGTATACTGTTAAGTTGGTCTTTTAAGATGGTGTTGAAACACTGTACTTCGGTTCTGATAGGTTTCACTATATTATGTTTCACTATATGTATGTGCTTATGACAATTTCTATCAGGCATTAGGTCAATGAAAAATTTACCTTTTTAGATTACTTTTGGCTTGTTAAGGGAGTTCCTTTGTTTCCCTGTTTAACAGAATTCCGAGCAGAATCGTTTTGAAGCTGTATTTACCAAGCTGATGAACAATCTTGGTGAAACTGTTGACTTTGAACTTCCAGATTCGATTAAAAACAGGACAACGCAGTACACCCATATAAAGCGCAGTATCCTTTATTAGTGTTGATCAGATTGTTCATAGTAACTGTTTATCTCCGATGTTTACAGTATCACCCTTGCTTTATGATTGTCTTTATCTACTTTAACAGAGCTTACATGCAATCTTCAGTTGTTTTTTGTTCCCTCATTTTCTCTGTTTTGGCAGTTTTGTCTGTTTATACTTATATTTCAGATAATCTTTTTGTTGATCcttattaaaatttaagatgTATATGTCACTAAGAACCGCAAGAGAAAGAGTGATGATGGTATATTCTGTTCTTGCGAATCGTCATCTGATTCTACTGCTGTATGTGGTAGAGATTGCCACTGTGGGTAAGTAACTAAGTATTTGGTTTACGTTTTTCATGTGTTGGCAAGCATTTCTAGTTTATGAATCTACCTTTTTTATGAATCAATGGGATTGGGATATGCATCGTTCATTATTTGTTCCTTATGCTTACTGTCCCTGTAGGATGCTTCTGTCTAGCTGTTCTTCAGGCTGCAAATGTGGGATCTCATGTCTCAACAAAGCTTTTCAGCACCGTCCtgttaaaaagatgaaattaGTCAAGGTATAAACTTCTGAATCAGGATTATTTTTGGGAATTTGTTTTATACTGTCATTTTCTTTCAACATGTTTTATTATGGTTTtcaagtattattttttgtatgctCAACACTATGAATAACTATAATATATGATTTTCTTATTGCAAGTTGGTCCTAATTTGTCATTGCAAATTTAGATTTTAGAGAAACTTTATTTAGGCAATGTTTGCTTGTATCTGCTTATTCATAATGTCCACATTTGACATAATGAGTTGTAATATATTGCTTGTAGACTGAGAAATGTGGATCTGGAATTGTGGCAGATGAAGATATAAAGCTTGGGGAGTTTGTAATTGAATATGTCGGAGAAGGTGATGTGgttaattgtttttatgttcAACATTTATAGAACGAtaatcctattttattttagacctacttttgattgttgttgttaccTCTTTCTACAGTTATCGATGATAAAACATGCGAACAGAGGCTTTGGAATATGAAAGATCGCGGGGAAACAAACTTCTACTTATGCGAAATCAATCGAGATATGGTGATAGATGCGACAAATAAAGGAAACAAGTCAAGATACATCAACCATAGTTGCTGCCCGAATACTGAGATGCAGAAATGGTTTACTTTCTAATTGTTTTATTCACATGGTCTTTAAgtattactttttatttcaaCCGACATTATTTGATAGATGAATAGTAAGGCACATCAtctaataagtttttttttctttctttcttgttttccaTCTTTAGGATAATAGATGGTGAAACTAGAATCGGCATATTTGCAAGTCGTGATATAAAGAAGGGAGAACATCTGACTTACGACTACCAGTATGAGTACTTTCTTTGATTTCACTCTTTAAGTGCTCATCATAAGTATGTATgagctatttttataacaaaagaaaataaagacgaattgttttcatataagctatatcCTAGAGAGCTTATAAAATTAAGCTGAAAATAGCTAATGAACATGTTATAAGCCATTTTTGTAAGTTCTCTCTAACAGTCTCatcaatgtttattttatcAGTATATAGCTtaaataagttaatccaaacaggCCATAAGTTGAACTCTCTTCTAATGAAAGTTTGGTGTCTGGACTCCggaatgatatttgtatctGTTGTAGTGATGGTGGATTCTAAGTTTCTAACGGAATTGCAGGTTTGTTCAATTTGGTGCAGATCA belongs to Medicago truncatula cultivar Jemalong A17 chromosome 6, MtrunA17r5.0-ANR, whole genome shotgun sequence and includes:
- the LOC11443283 gene encoding histone-lysine N-methyltransferase ASHH3 isoform X2 gives rise to the protein MPIMKKNSEQNRFEAVFTKLMNNLGETVDFELPDSIKNRTTQYTHIKRNVYVTKNRKRKSDDGIFCSCESSSDSTAVCGRDCHCGMLLSSCSSGCKCGISCLNKAFQHRPVKKMKLVKTEKCGSGIVADEDIKLGEFVIEYVGEVIDDKTCEQRLWNMKDRGETNFYLCEINRDMVIDATNKGNKSRYINHSCCPNTEMQKWIIDGETRIGIFASRDIKKGEHLTYDYQFVQFGADQDCHCGAVQCRRKLGARPTKPKLVAYQVYQNGGLQTGSSRVVDHSKCLLNCIDEVIMIKQLGNLRFGIIKWFDEYSRKHKIMFEDGCVEIYDMSKEDWELVRL
- the LOC11443283 gene encoding histone-lysine N-methyltransferase ASHH3 isoform X1, encoding MPIMKKNSEQNRFEAVFTKLMNNLGETVDFELPDSIKNRTTQYTHIKRNVYVTKNRKRKSDDGIFCSCESSSDSTAVCGRDCHCGMLLSSCSSGCKCGISCLNKAFQHRPVKKMKLVKTEKCGSGIVADEDIKLGEFVIEYVGEVIDDKTCEQRLWNMKDRGETNFYLCEINRDMVIDATNKGNKSRYINHSCCPNTEMQKWIIDGETRIGIFASRDIKKGEHLTYDYQFVQFGADQDCHCGAVQCRRKLGARPTKPKLVAYQTNCGLLSSGQVYQNGGLQTGSSRVVDHSKCLLNCIDEVIMIKQLGNLRFGIIKWFDEYSRKHKIMFEDGCVEIYDMSKEDWELVRL